ACGCGACATCCTACTATGTTTCTCCAACAGGTTCTGATACTGCAAGCGGAGACGAGTCTCATCCATTTGCAACCATTGTAAAAGCTCGCGATACAGTACGCACCATAAATCAAAATATGACAGCAGATATCACTATAGTATTGAGAGAAGGAACCCATACTCTAGATAATACGTTAACTTTTTATGAACAAGACTCTGGTAGTAATGGATACAATATTATTTATAAGAATTACCCAGGTGAAATCCCTATTATTAGTAGTGGAATAGCTGTTTCTTCTTGGCAACTTCATGATTCCAGTAAAGGGATTTACAAAGCTTATGTGGGTACCAACTTCTACTCTAGGCATCTTTTTGTAAATGGCGTTAGAGCAAAAAGAGCACAAAGCTCAAGCTCACAAATTAGTGGTTTTACATTAAATGCCGCAGAAGGTTTTAATGCACCCTCAACAGGTACTTTTTCCTCTATGTCTAGCTGGGGCAACATTACTGATATAGAAATACGTCAACGCAAAGTTTGGACCATGCAATGGGGGGCTGTTGAATCTGTGACTGGTAACGTAATAACACTTAAAGATGATTTTTGGCGGGCAACTAGACATTATGCCCAATGGGGTATTGGCATGGATAGTATAGACGCCATAGAAAATGCATATGAGCTGCTTGATGAAGAAGGAGAATGGTATCTCGATAGAAGCTCTGGTTATCTTTACTATAAACCTTTGGCTAGCCAAACGAATTTAAACAATCTTACTTTTACACTACCCAGTTTAGAAAAGTTGATTGAAGGAAATTTAGCAGGAAGCGCTACTAAACTGATAGAAAATATTAAGTTCGAGGGACTCACCTTTTCTTATACAACCTCCCTACAGCCTCTTGAAGATGCAGGTAGAGTAGGACACCAAGCTGGAGTTTTGTTTTACAAAAATTCAAGTCTTGCAGAATATGAAGATTTATCTGCCTCAGCTGTTCATTTTAAATATGCACGACATATTACATTTCAAAATTGTACATTCAATAAATTAGGTACCTCAGGCTTGGCCTTTGATATTGGAAGCCAACATAATTTAGTTACAGGCAACACCTTTGCAGATATCTCATCTAATGGTATTAGCATTGGCAATATTAATTTGGCAACAAATTACAATCCTGTAAATCCTGAAGATCGTGTCACCCACAACACTATTTCAGACAATGTGATTTCTCTTGTAGGCCAAGAAATGACTGATTCTGTTGGAATTTTTGGTGGATATGTAAACAATTTGATAGTTGCTCACAATACACTTTTTGATCTCCCGTATACTCCTATTTCAGTGGGGTGGGGTTGGGGAGGCCCAGAAGAAACTAACACTTACAATCCCGATGCAGTTGGCAGTAATTCCATTACCTCAAATCGAATTTACAACTATATGAACGTGAATTTAGATGGAGGGGGTATATACACGCTTGGACGCCAAGATAATTCATCCATAAAGTTTAATTATATTAACGGGCAGAAAAATGTTTATACCTATATATATCTTGATAATGGTTCAGAATACATCAGCGTTGAAGATAACGTTATAAGCAGTGAGGGTGGATCTATTGGTGAGTGGTTAATGGCAACCAATGACGTCAACGAAGTTGCTTATTATGCGAGTAATTTTAATCTTATTCGAAATAATTACTACTCTAGAGAACTTAATATTTTTAGATGTTATTACAGCAACGTCTGTGGGCTCAATATTGCTGTAGAAAATAATAATTGGCCTGATAGAGCCGTAGATATCATTAATAATGCTGGGGTAAATATGGATGCCGTCACTACCCCCCAAGCCAATGTTTTCCAAATATATGGCAAGACCAGTCAAATGGTGTTTGCTCCTCAAAATCACTCAAATACCGCTGGAACACCTCTAGTACAAATGACAAATACAAACACTGACGAGCAAAAATGGGAACTTATCCCCGTCGATGAACGTTATTATTTACTAAAAAATATCGAAAGTGGACTTGTTGTTGTGCCACAAAATCAGTCTACAGTTGCAGGAGCGCCTTTAATTTTAGCTTCTTATACAAATCACCATAGTCAACATTGGGAGTTGTATTTCTCTGAGACAACTAATTCAAGTGGTGTCACCGTTTTAAAAAACAGAGCTAGCAACTTTGTAGTAACCCCAAGTAACTATGCGGCGGCTACTGATACAACACTTATTCAATATACTAACTCAAATAACAGCGCTCAAGTTTGGATGATAGGACAGCAAGCCCCACAGAGTTCCGTTACAAGCGATTTTCATCAAATTGTTGGTAGCAGCAGTCAAATGATGTTTACACCTTCTAGTTCAGTCGCAGCTATGGGAGTGGCGTTGTACAACAAACTGTTTTAGCTACAAATTTACAAGAATGGCAACTCATCGATGTAGGTAGTAACTTGTATAAAATAATCCATAAAAGCAGTGGAGGTTTATTAACGCCAACTCAATT
The sequence above is a segment of the Paraglaciecola sp. L3A3 genome. Coding sequences within it:
- a CDS encoding RICIN domain-containing protein, which produces MLNTKMYMKSCAIFCFLLLSLLSIPLYATSYYVSPTGSDTASGDESHPFATIVKARDTVRTINQNMTADITIVLREGTHTLDNTLTFYEQDSGSNGYNIIYKNYPGEIPIISSGIAVSSWQLHDSSKGIYKAYVGTNFYSRHLFVNGVRAKRAQSSSSQISGFTLNAAEGFNAPSTGTFSSMSSWGNITDIEIRQRKVWTMQWGAVESVTGNVITLKDDFWRATRHYAQWGIGMDSIDAIENAYELLDEEGEWYLDRSSGYLYYKPLASQTNLNNLTFTLPSLEKLIEGNLAGSATKLIENIKFEGLTFSYTTSLQPLEDAGRVGHQAGVLFYKNSSLAEYEDLSASAVHFKYARHITFQNCTFNKLGTSGLAFDIGSQHNLVTGNTFADISSNGISIGNINLATNYNPVNPEDRVTHNTISDNVISLVGQEMTDSVGIFGGYVNNLIVAHNTLFDLPYTPISVGWGWGGPEETNTYNPDAVGSNSITSNRIYNYMNVNLDGGGIYTLGRQDNSSIKFNYINGQKNVYTYIYLDNGSEYISVEDNVISSEGGSIGEWLMATNDVNEVAYYASNFNLIRNNYYSRELNIFRCYYSNVCGLNIAVENNNWPDRAVDIINNAGVNMDAVTTPQANVFQIYGKTSQMVFAPQNHSNTAGTPLVQMTNTNTDEQKWELIPVDERYYLLKNIESGLVVVPQNQSTVAGAPLILASYTNHHSQHWELYFSETTNSSGVTVLKNRASNFVVTPSNYAAATDTTLIQYTNSNNSAQVWMIGQQAPQSSVTSDFHQIVGSSSQMMFTPSSSVAAMGVALYNKLF